Proteins encoded within one genomic window of Sphingosinicella ginsenosidimutans:
- a CDS encoding ABC transporter ATP-binding protein, which produces MADDPIISLRKVTKTYGSGQTAFQALKGIDLDVARGDFVAVMGASGSGKSTTMNILGCLDVPSSGTFLFKGIPVESLDRDQRALLRRRYLGFVFQGFNLLARTSALENVELPLLYRGEDKAARREAGMAALDKVGLADWWDHTPAELSGGQQQRVAIARAIVTNPDVLLADEPTGNLDSQRSVEIMELLSSLNRDSNITVIMVTHEPDMADFAHTLVHFRDGLVERIETNPHRAR; this is translated from the coding sequence ATGGCGGATGATCCGATCATCTCGCTGCGCAAGGTCACGAAGACCTATGGCAGCGGGCAGACCGCCTTCCAGGCCCTGAAGGGGATCGACCTCGATGTCGCGCGCGGCGATTTCGTCGCGGTGATGGGCGCGTCGGGATCGGGCAAGTCGACGACGATGAACATCCTCGGCTGTCTCGACGTGCCGTCGTCCGGCACCTTCCTGTTCAAGGGCATCCCGGTCGAAAGCCTCGACCGCGACCAGCGCGCGCTGCTGCGGCGGCGCTATCTCGGCTTCGTCTTCCAGGGCTTCAACCTGCTCGCCCGCACCAGCGCGCTCGAAAATGTCGAGCTGCCGCTCCTCTATCGCGGCGAGGACAAGGCGGCGCGGCGCGAGGCGGGCATGGCCGCGCTCGACAAGGTCGGCCTCGCCGACTGGTGGGATCACACGCCCGCCGAACTGTCCGGCGGCCAGCAGCAACGCGTCGCCATCGCCCGCGCGATCGTCACCAATCCCGACGTGCTGCTCGCCGACGAGCCGACCGGCAATCTCGACAGCCAGCGTTCGGTGGAGATCATGGAGCTGCTCTCCAGCCTCAACCGCGACAGCAACATCACCGTCATCATGGTCACGCACGAGCCGGACATGGCGGATTTCGCCCACACCCTTGTCCATTTCCGCGACGGCCTGGTCGAGCGGATCGAGACCAATCCGCACAGGGCCCGCTGA
- a CDS encoding ABC transporter permease, whose protein sequence is MFFTTIILAVREIRRHLLRSFLTVLGIVIGVAAVVTMVTLGNGATAAVAEQISSLGANILQIRPGQGFGRGGGGPQAPDFDMDDVTAIQEQVAGVRAVAPQAQSSGVAVHNAQNWSTTINGTTAQFFVAQQWNVTEGRVWNAAEEQAGKAVCVIGTTVQQNLFQGEDPVGQRLRVSNVSCEVIGVLASRGQGGFQDQDDVVLMPIKAVQRRFTGNRNIRFIMVAVDDSYDSQSVQDSLSSLLRERRHIAPGADDNFNIFDTKQISETLQGTTKILTTVMGAVAAVSLIVGGIGIMNIMLVSVTERTREIGIRLAIGAVANEVLMQFLVEATVLACLGGLIGILLALIATFILAPIIQVPFLFDPQVNLLAFSVSALIGIVFGYFPARRAAALNPIDALRHE, encoded by the coding sequence ATGTTCTTCACCACGATCATCCTCGCCGTGCGCGAGATCCGGCGCCACCTGCTCCGGTCCTTTCTCACCGTCCTCGGCATCGTCATCGGCGTCGCCGCGGTGGTGACGATGGTGACGCTCGGCAACGGCGCGACCGCCGCTGTCGCCGAACAGATTTCCAGCCTCGGCGCCAACATCCTCCAGATCCGGCCCGGCCAGGGATTCGGCCGCGGCGGCGGCGGGCCGCAGGCGCCCGATTTCGACATGGACGACGTGACCGCGATCCAGGAGCAGGTGGCGGGCGTGCGCGCCGTCGCTCCGCAGGCGCAAAGCTCGGGCGTCGCCGTCCACAACGCGCAGAACTGGTCGACCACGATCAACGGCACGACCGCGCAATTCTTCGTCGCGCAGCAATGGAACGTGACCGAGGGGCGCGTCTGGAACGCGGCCGAGGAGCAGGCCGGCAAGGCCGTCTGCGTGATCGGCACGACCGTGCAGCAGAACCTGTTCCAGGGCGAGGATCCGGTGGGCCAGCGCCTGCGCGTGTCCAACGTGTCGTGCGAGGTGATCGGCGTCCTCGCCTCGCGCGGGCAGGGCGGTTTCCAGGACCAGGACGATGTCGTCCTGATGCCGATCAAGGCGGTCCAGCGCCGCTTCACCGGCAATCGCAACATCCGCTTCATCATGGTCGCCGTCGACGACAGCTATGACAGCCAGTCGGTCCAGGATTCGCTGAGCAGCCTGCTTCGCGAGCGCCGGCATATCGCGCCCGGAGCGGACGACAATTTCAACATCTTCGACACCAAGCAGATATCCGAGACGCTGCAGGGCACGACGAAGATCCTGACCACCGTGATGGGCGCGGTCGCCGCGGTCAGCCTGATCGTCGGCGGCATCGGCATCATGAACATCATGCTGGTGTCGGTGACGGAACGGACGCGCGAGATCGGCATCCGCCTGGCCATCGGCGCGGTCGCCAACGAGGTGCTGATGCAGTTCCTGGTCGAAGCGACGGTGCTTGCCTGCCTGGGCGGTCTGATCGGCATCCTGCTGGCGCTGATCGCGACCTTCATCCTGGCGCCGATCATCCAGGTGCCGTTCCTGTTCGATCCGCAGGTCAACCTGCTGGCGTTCAGCGTTTCGG